A genomic region of Candidatus Angelobacter sp. contains the following coding sequences:
- a CDS encoding outer membrane protein transport protein: MRLRHSFFFLIVALLPARLLALGIRIADQDPFATARGNAFAATADNPSAIYYNPAGITQLEGQNASYSLYAIYLNSHYTSPSGTEVDTKDEIQAVPHLYYTYSMEKLPLSFGLGVYSPYGLGLEWPVNGPFNALATEGRIMYFTANPVAAVKILPTLSVAAGVTINYSQAELKRGLGFAPGEFKFKGDDTDVGYNIGLLWQPHPMHSFGVSYRSSTTMNFSGHAQIPNFREEATASFRFPHNVVVGWSFRPTTNWNFEVNVDWTDWDALDTVNLKANVLGTSIPFNWQSSFFYEFGATYQFDNGFRLSGGYIYSENSVPESSFSPAVPDSDRHIFSLGAGMKYKRLSWDAAYQLAYGPPRDIRGTFGGLADGRYEFISHAITVSLGYAF, from the coding sequence ATGAGACTACGTCACTCGTTTTTTTTCCTGATCGTCGCCCTTTTGCCTGCGCGCCTTTTGGCGTTGGGCATTCGCATTGCCGACCAGGATCCTTTTGCCACGGCCCGTGGCAACGCATTTGCGGCCACAGCGGATAATCCTTCCGCGATTTACTACAATCCTGCGGGCATCACTCAGTTGGAAGGGCAGAACGCGAGCTACAGCCTTTACGCCATTTATTTGAATTCGCATTACACCTCTCCTTCCGGCACCGAGGTGGATACCAAGGATGAAATTCAGGCAGTGCCTCATCTTTATTACACTTATTCGATGGAAAAACTGCCGCTTTCATTCGGGTTGGGAGTGTATAGCCCTTACGGTCTGGGTTTGGAATGGCCGGTGAACGGTCCGTTCAACGCATTGGCTACCGAGGGGAGGATCATGTATTTTACCGCCAACCCGGTTGCTGCCGTGAAAATTCTTCCCACTTTGTCAGTGGCTGCCGGCGTGACGATCAACTATTCCCAGGCCGAACTAAAGCGCGGCCTTGGCTTTGCGCCGGGCGAATTCAAGTTCAAGGGGGATGACACCGATGTCGGTTACAACATCGGGCTGTTGTGGCAACCGCATCCCATGCATTCATTCGGCGTGAGTTATCGCAGTTCGACAACGATGAACTTTTCTGGCCACGCGCAGATTCCCAATTTTCGCGAAGAAGCCACCGCCAGCTTTCGTTTTCCTCACAATGTCGTTGTCGGTTGGTCGTTTCGTCCCACGACCAATTGGAATTTCGAAGTCAACGTTGACTGGACCGACTGGGATGCCTTGGACACGGTCAACCTGAAGGCCAACGTTCTCGGCACCAGCATTCCTTTCAATTGGCAGTCGAGTTTCTTCTATGAATTCGGGGCGACTTACCAGTTTGACAACGGGTTCCGCCTGAGCGGTGGATACATCTACAGTGAGAATTCCGTCCCGGAATCCAGCTTCAGCCCGGCGGTGCCCGATTCGGACCGCCATATTTTCAGCCTTGGCGCCGGGATGAAGTACAAGCGCTTGAGTTGGGACGCAGCGTACCAGCTCGCTTATGGCCCCCCTCGCGACATACGTGGAACATTCGGCGGACTTGCCGACGGCCGCTACGAGTTTATCAGCCATGCCATTACTGTCTCCCTCGGATACGCATTCTAG